One Streptomyces sp. RPA4-2 genomic window carries:
- a CDS encoding class I SAM-dependent methyltransferase: MGDVSHTSLPPLPSSDRVDVAARLRDALLGASFTADGMLDLLGAPAYAALARSETVPALRATRGDTPLETLVRLFLLQQPVPHARVADVLPVEDCLQSGWLSRVGGDEVTATVDVRPYGGPAGEDWFIVSDLGCAVGGAGGIGSREEGVVLGVGGASTTLAGITVREPVAAALDLGTGSGIQALHAAQHATRVTATDLNPRALHITALTLALSGAPAADLREGSLFEPVADDETYDLIVSNPPFVISPDARLTYRDGGMGGDDLCRTLVQQAGDRLNEGGYAQFLANWQHVEGEDWQDRLRSWVPRGCDAWIVQREVQDITQYAELWLRDAGDHRSDPVEYQARYDAWLDEFEARKVKAVGFGWITLRRTAAAEPSITVEEWPHPVEQPLGDTVRAHFARVDFLRASDDAALLAGHFRLTAEVVQEQVGLPGAEDPEHVVLRQNRGMRRATKVDTVGAGFAGVCDGTLSAGRILDAIAQLVGEDPVLLRDRTPGQIRLLVEQGFLEPAE; the protein is encoded by the coding sequence ATGGGGGATGTGAGTCACACCAGCCTGCCACCGTTGCCCTCGTCCGACCGCGTCGACGTCGCCGCTCGGCTGCGGGACGCCCTGCTCGGCGCCTCGTTCACCGCCGACGGAATGCTCGACCTGCTCGGCGCACCCGCATACGCGGCGCTGGCGCGCAGCGAGACAGTGCCCGCGCTCCGGGCGACCCGCGGGGACACACCCCTGGAGACACTCGTCCGGCTGTTCCTGCTGCAGCAGCCCGTGCCCCACGCGCGCGTGGCGGACGTGCTGCCGGTCGAGGACTGCCTGCAGAGCGGCTGGCTGAGCCGGGTGGGCGGGGACGAGGTCACCGCGACGGTGGACGTCCGCCCGTACGGGGGACCGGCCGGCGAGGACTGGTTCATCGTCTCCGACCTCGGGTGCGCCGTAGGTGGCGCGGGCGGCATCGGAAGCCGTGAGGAGGGCGTCGTCCTCGGTGTGGGCGGCGCGTCCACGACCCTGGCCGGCATCACGGTCCGCGAACCCGTCGCCGCCGCGCTCGATCTCGGCACCGGCTCCGGTATCCAGGCCCTGCACGCGGCCCAGCACGCCACCCGCGTGACCGCGACCGACCTCAACCCGCGCGCGCTGCACATCACCGCGCTCACCCTGGCGCTGTCCGGCGCCCCGGCGGCCGATCTGCGCGAGGGCTCGCTCTTCGAGCCGGTCGCGGACGACGAGACGTACGACCTGATCGTCTCCAACCCGCCCTTCGTGATCTCGCCCGACGCCCGGCTCACCTACCGCGACGGCGGGATGGGCGGGGACGATCTGTGCCGCACGCTCGTTCAGCAGGCGGGGGACCGGCTGAACGAAGGGGGATACGCCCAGTTCCTGGCCAACTGGCAGCACGTGGAGGGCGAGGACTGGCAGGACCGGCTGCGCTCCTGGGTGCCGCGCGGCTGTGACGCGTGGATCGTGCAGCGCGAGGTCCAGGACATCACGCAGTACGCGGAGTTGTGGCTGCGCGACGCGGGCGACCACCGCTCCGACCCGGTGGAGTACCAGGCACGGTACGACGCATGGCTGGACGAGTTCGAGGCGCGCAAGGTCAAGGCGGTCGGCTTCGGCTGGATCACCCTGCGCAGAACGGCGGCCGCCGAGCCCTCGATCACCGTCGAGGAGTGGCCGCACCCCGTCGAACAGCCGCTCGGCGACACCGTGCGCGCGCATTTCGCCCGGGTCGACTTCCTGCGGGCCAGCGACGACGCGGCGCTGCTCGCCGGGCACTTCAGGCTCACCGCCGAGGTGGTCCAGGAGCAGGTCGGGCTGCCCGGCGCCGAGGACCCGGAACATGTGGTGCTGCGCCAGAACCGCGGGATGCGGCGGGCCACCAAGGTGGACACGGTCGGCGCGGGCTTCGCGGGCGTGTGCGACGGCACGCTGAGCGCCGGGCGGATTCTCGACGCCATCGCCCAACTGGTCGGGGAGGACCCGGTGTTGCTGCGCGACCGGACACCCGGCCAGATCCGGCTGCTGGTGGAACAGGGGTTCCTCGAGCCCGCGGAGTGA
- the topA gene encoding type I DNA topoisomerase, protein MSPTSDTAHGGRRLVIVESPAKAKTIKGYLGPGYVVEASVGHIRDLPNGAAEVPEEYTGEVRRLGVDVEHDFQPIYVVNADKKAQVKKLKDLLKDSDELFLATDEDREGEAIAWHLLEVLKPKVPVHRMVFHEITKDAIRSAVANPRELNQRMVDAQETRRILDRLYGYEVSPVLWKKVMPRLSAGRVQSVATRLVVERERERIAFRSAEYWDLTGTFGTGRRGDASDPSSLVARLTAVDGKRVAQGRDFDSLGQIKGANTLHLDEADARALAAALENTDFSVRSVESKPYRRSPYAPFRTTTLQQEASRKLGFGAKATMQVAQKLYENGFITYMRTDSTTLSETAITAARTQVTQLYGADYLPAQPRTYAGKVKNAQEAHEAIRPSGDRFRTPAETGLTGDQFKLYELIWKRTVASQMKDAVGNSVTVKIAGTAADGRDAEFSASGKTITFHGFLKAYVEGADDPNAELDDRERRLPQVGEGDPLSAEELTVDGHATKPPARYTEASLVKELEEREIGRPSTYASIIGTILDRGYVFKKGTALVPSFLSFAVVNLLEKHFGRLVDYDFTAKMEDDLDRIARGEARAVPWLRRFYFGEGEATGAAEAGNGDGDHLGGLKELVTDLGAIDAREVSSFPVGDGIVLRVGRYGPYVERGEKDSENHQRADVPEDMAPDELSVELAEELLAKPSGDFELGNDPESGHQIIARDGRYGPYVTEVLPEGTPKTGKNAVKPRTASLFKSMSLDTVTLQDALKLMSLPRVVGKDAEGVEITAQNGRYGPYLKKGTDSRSLQTEDQLFTITLEESLEIYAQPKQRGRAAAKPPLKELGEDPVSAKPVVVKDGRFGPYVTDGETNATLRSGDSVEDITPERGFELLAEKRAKAPAKKTAKKAAAKKTATKKAPAKKAAAKKTTTSKTAAKKAPAKKTAAKKTAASES, encoded by the coding sequence TTGTCCCCGACCAGCGACACCGCACACGGCGGCCGCCGACTCGTCATCGTCGAGTCGCCTGCCAAGGCGAAGACGATCAAGGGCTATCTCGGCCCCGGCTATGTCGTCGAAGCGAGCGTCGGGCACATCCGCGACCTCCCCAACGGCGCGGCGGAGGTGCCGGAGGAGTACACCGGCGAGGTGCGCCGCCTCGGCGTGGACGTCGAGCACGACTTCCAGCCGATCTACGTGGTCAACGCTGACAAGAAGGCCCAGGTCAAGAAGCTCAAGGACCTGCTGAAGGACTCCGACGAACTCTTCCTCGCCACCGATGAGGACCGCGAGGGCGAGGCCATCGCGTGGCACCTCCTGGAGGTCCTGAAGCCCAAGGTCCCCGTCCACCGGATGGTCTTCCACGAGATCACCAAGGACGCGATCCGCAGTGCCGTCGCCAATCCGCGCGAGCTCAACCAGCGCATGGTCGACGCCCAGGAGACCCGCCGCATCCTGGACCGCCTCTACGGCTACGAGGTCTCACCGGTCCTGTGGAAGAAGGTCATGCCGCGCCTGTCGGCGGGCCGTGTCCAGTCCGTGGCGACCCGCCTCGTCGTCGAGCGGGAGCGCGAGCGCATCGCCTTCCGGTCCGCCGAGTACTGGGACCTGACCGGCACCTTCGGTACCGGCCGCCGTGGGGACGCCTCCGACCCGTCCTCCCTGGTCGCCCGTCTCACCGCGGTCGACGGCAAGCGCGTCGCCCAGGGCCGCGACTTCGACTCGCTCGGCCAGATCAAGGGCGCGAACACGCTCCATCTGGACGAGGCGGACGCCCGCGCGCTCGCCGCCGCCCTGGAGAACACCGACTTCTCGGTCCGCTCGGTCGAGTCCAAGCCCTACCGCCGTTCGCCGTACGCGCCGTTCCGCACGACGACGCTCCAGCAGGAGGCCTCGCGCAAGCTCGGCTTCGGCGCGAAGGCCACCATGCAGGTGGCCCAGAAGCTGTACGAGAACGGCTTCATCACGTACATGCGTACGGACTCCACGACCCTCTCGGAGACGGCGATCACCGCCGCCCGCACCCAGGTCACGCAGCTGTACGGTGCCGACTACCTGCCGGCCCAGCCGCGCACGTACGCCGGAAAGGTCAAGAACGCGCAGGAGGCGCACGAGGCGATCCGCCCCTCGGGTGATCGTTTCCGCACTCCGGCCGAGACGGGTCTGACCGGCGACCAGTTCAAGCTGTACGAGCTGATCTGGAAGCGGACCGTCGCCTCCCAGATGAAGGACGCGGTCGGCAACTCCGTCACGGTGAAGATCGCCGGCACCGCCGCCGACGGCCGCGACGCCGAGTTCAGCGCGTCCGGCAAGACGATCACCTTCCACGGCTTCCTGAAGGCCTACGTCGAGGGCGCGGACGACCCGAACGCCGAACTCGACGACCGCGAGCGCCGCCTCCCCCAGGTGGGCGAGGGCGACCCGCTGTCCGCCGAGGAACTCACGGTCGACGGGCACGCCACCAAGCCCCCGGCCCGCTACACCGAGGCCTCGCTGGTCAAGGAGCTCGAAGAGCGCGAGATCGGCCGCCCGTCGACGTACGCGTCGATCATCGGCACGATCCTCGACCGCGGCTACGTCTTCAAGAAGGGCACGGCCCTGGTGCCGTCCTTCCTGAGCTTCGCCGTGGTCAACCTCCTGGAGAAGCACTTCGGGCGGCTCGTCGACTACGACTTCACGGCCAAGATGGAGGACGACCTCGACCGCATCGCGCGGGGCGAGGCGCGCGCCGTGCCGTGGCTCAGGCGCTTCTACTTCGGCGAGGGCGAGGCCACCGGTGCCGCCGAGGCCGGGAACGGCGACGGCGACCACCTGGGCGGCCTCAAGGAGCTCGTCACCGACCTGGGCGCCATCGACGCCCGCGAGGTGTCGTCCTTCCCCGTCGGCGACGGCATCGTGCTCCGCGTGGGCCGCTACGGCCCGTACGTCGAGCGCGGTGAGAAGGACTCCGAGAACCACCAGCGCGCGGACGTGCCCGAGGACATGGCCCCGGACGAACTCTCCGTCGAGCTGGCGGAGGAGCTGCTCGCCAAGCCGAGCGGCGACTTCGAACTCGGCAACGACCCGGAGTCGGGCCACCAGATCATCGCGCGGGACGGCCGCTACGGCCCGTACGTCACCGAGGTGCTCCCCGAGGGCACCCCGAAGACGGGCAAGAACGCCGTCAAGCCGCGTACCGCGTCCCTCTTCAAGTCCATGTCGCTGGACACGGTGACCCTTCAGGACGCCCTCAAACTGATGTCCCTGCCGCGCGTCGTCGGCAAGGACGCGGAGGGTGTGGAGATCACCGCGCAGAACGGGCGCTACGGGCCGTACCTGAAGAAGGGCACGGACTCGCGCTCCCTCCAGACCGAGGACCAGCTCTTCACCATCACGCTCGAAGAGTCGCTGGAGATCTACGCCCAGCCCAAGCAGCGTGGCCGCGCGGCCGCCAAGCCGCCGCTGAAGGAACTGGGCGAGGACCCGGTCAGCGCGAAGCCCGTCGTCGTCAAGGACGGCCGTTTCGGGCCGTACGTGACCGACGGCGAGACCAACGCGACCCTGCGGTCCGGGGACAGCGTCGAGGACATCACTCCGGAGCGCGGCTTCGAGCTGCTCGCCGAGAAGCGTGCCAAGGCCCCGGCCAAGAAGACCGCGAAGAAGGCCGCCGCCAAGAAGACGGCCACCAAGAAGGCCCCTGCCAAGAAGGCCGCCGCGAAGAAGACGACGACGTCGAAGACGGCCGCCAAGAAGGCGCCCGCCAAGAAGACCGCTGCCAAGAAGACGGCCGCTTCCGAGAGCTGA
- the tmk gene encoding dTMP kinase, whose amino-acid sequence MTRAEQPTAHTPAPDDALVADSRERAVRALLRQPQLKRLWGAHLVGSVADALALLVLVVLVLQAAVAEGSFGGGYRGVALAVSAVFAARVLATLLFGAVLLGPLTSLTSKDGPLDRRWTMVGADGLRALLLIVAPLWIDWTPDDALAVLLVVAFVTGVAERFWTVSREGAAPALLPAPPLEGATVRPLPDHMDALRRLSLRTAFVAVPIAAAALVVVSLVNNLLGAGIAWFDQHQGALASYVAAGLFAASLSVLTFLELPDTRTPRARSPLEGLRRPKTGTGVDKGRTGVIPLLVLACAAVAAAIAASVAVSVLQAKDLGGGPVTYGLLVLALTGGVVVGIRTAAKVLPSLSRRRLLSLAIAFTGIALLAAGLVPDVTTVLLIVALAGVGAGVAANTGHALLDQETEEYRRPRTTEHLHAVVRISVALGVLLAPLVAAAIGPHRLENGKFVFAHGGAAFTLMLVGALLLPVAALVLAKVDDRAGVPLRHDLLDALRGGDDPLPTPAGNGFFIALEGGDGAGKSTQAEALAEWIRAKGHEVVVTREPGATPVGKRLRSILLDVSSAGLSHRAEALLYAADRAEHVDTVVRPALERGAVVISDRYIDSSVAYQGAGRDLSPTEIARINRWATNGLVPHLTVLLDVSPEAARERFTEAPDRLESEPVEFHTRVRSGFLTLAAADPGRYLVVDAAQEPEAVTTVVRHRLDVMLPLSEAEVKAQEEARKAAEEEVRRKAEEEAARKAEEERQERERQEQLARLRAEEEERKQRELEEAQRREAERQAEEARQRAEDARRRAEEERARLLAEEKVRAAEQERLRKQAEEEARLRAEAETRRLEKQRKAEEALLRAERARRAAAETAAASATAAAAASAAASSPSTGTAPSTGTAPSTGASTSAAASASAPERTPTPAPSQASAPAGTGSGTGTGSDNETTVPTPVVAPPNASGGAVDDTAVLSPVRDRGNRGSRSDSEETAKLPKPPVPEDTAERTTVLPPVGGAVDETAVLPPVTPRPADETAVLPPVRDRDSDADRDSNRGSGRDSSGDPADRVPPGYFRDERQAARPSDDGVDRTRELPQVDASGTPRRRPRPDWAEETPLDDLPTLADELLGPRDDDEADEGRGGREGRGGNRR is encoded by the coding sequence ATGACGCGAGCCGAGCAGCCTACGGCCCACACTCCGGCCCCCGACGACGCCCTGGTCGCGGATTCGCGCGAGCGCGCCGTGCGCGCGCTGCTGCGACAGCCGCAGCTGAAACGCCTGTGGGGCGCCCACCTCGTGGGGAGTGTCGCCGACGCCCTGGCCCTGCTTGTGCTGGTCGTTCTCGTCCTCCAGGCGGCGGTCGCCGAGGGCTCCTTCGGCGGCGGCTACCGCGGCGTGGCCCTCGCGGTGTCCGCGGTCTTCGCGGCGCGCGTGCTCGCGACGCTGCTCTTCGGAGCGGTCCTGCTGGGCCCGCTCACCTCGCTGACGTCGAAGGACGGCCCGCTCGACAGGCGCTGGACCATGGTCGGCGCCGACGGCCTGCGTGCCCTGCTGCTGATCGTCGCGCCCCTGTGGATCGACTGGACACCGGACGACGCCCTCGCCGTCCTCCTGGTCGTCGCTTTCGTGACCGGTGTGGCCGAGCGCTTCTGGACGGTGAGCCGGGAGGGCGCGGCCCCCGCGCTGTTGCCGGCGCCGCCCCTGGAGGGCGCAACGGTGCGCCCGCTGCCGGACCACATGGACGCGCTGCGGCGCCTGTCCCTGCGCACCGCCTTCGTGGCGGTGCCGATCGCGGCCGCGGCGCTCGTCGTGGTGTCCCTCGTCAACAACCTGCTCGGTGCCGGGATCGCCTGGTTCGACCAGCACCAGGGGGCGCTCGCCTCGTACGTCGCCGCCGGGCTGTTCGCCGCCTCGCTCTCCGTGCTCACGTTCCTCGAACTGCCCGACACCCGCACCCCCCGCGCCCGCTCGCCCCTGGAGGGCCTGCGCCGCCCCAAGACGGGCACCGGTGTCGACAAGGGCCGTACCGGCGTGATCCCGCTCCTGGTGCTCGCCTGCGCGGCCGTCGCCGCGGCGATCGCGGCCTCCGTCGCGGTCTCCGTGCTGCAGGCCAAGGACCTGGGCGGCGGACCGGTCACGTACGGGCTGCTGGTGCTGGCGCTGACCGGCGGTGTCGTCGTCGGTATCCGCACCGCCGCCAAGGTGCTGCCTTCGCTGTCCCGCCGCCGGCTGCTCTCCCTCGCGATCGCCTTCACCGGTATCGCCCTGCTGGCCGCCGGACTGGTCCCGGACGTCACCACCGTGCTGCTGATCGTCGCCCTCGCCGGCGTCGGTGCGGGTGTCGCAGCAAACACCGGGCACGCGCTGCTCGACCAGGAGACCGAGGAGTACCGGCGGCCGCGCACCACCGAACACCTGCACGCGGTCGTACGGATCTCCGTGGCGCTCGGCGTCCTGCTGGCACCCCTGGTGGCCGCCGCGATCGGACCGCACCGCCTGGAGAACGGCAAGTTCGTGTTCGCGCACGGCGGTGCCGCCTTCACCCTGATGCTGGTGGGCGCCCTGCTGCTGCCCGTCGCCGCCCTGGTGCTCGCCAAGGTCGACGACCGCGCGGGCGTGCCGCTGCGCCACGACCTGCTGGACGCCCTGCGCGGCGGCGACGACCCGCTGCCGACGCCCGCCGGGAACGGGTTCTTCATCGCTCTGGAGGGCGGTGACGGGGCCGGGAAGTCGACCCAGGCCGAGGCGCTCGCCGAGTGGATCCGGGCCAAGGGCCACGAGGTCGTGGTGACCCGCGAGCCCGGTGCCACACCGGTCGGCAAGCGGCTGCGGTCGATCCTGCTGGACGTGTCGTCGGCGGGTCTGTCGCACCGCGCGGAGGCGCTGCTGTACGCCGCCGACCGCGCGGAGCACGTGGACACCGTGGTGCGGCCCGCACTGGAGCGCGGTGCCGTCGTCATCTCCGACCGCTACATCGACTCCTCGGTGGCCTACCAGGGCGCCGGCCGCGACCTGTCGCCCACCGAGATCGCCCGCATCAACCGGTGGGCGACCAACGGCCTGGTGCCGCACCTCACGGTGCTGCTCGACGTCTCCCCGGAGGCGGCGCGCGAGCGGTTCACGGAGGCGCCGGACCGGCTGGAGTCGGAGCCCGTCGAGTTCCACACGCGCGTGCGGTCCGGTTTCCTGACGCTGGCCGCGGCCGACCCCGGCCGCTACCTGGTCGTCGACGCCGCACAGGAGCCCGAGGCGGTCACCACCGTCGTCCGGCACCGCCTCGACGTGATGCTGCCCCTCTCCGAGGCCGAGGTGAAGGCCCAGGAGGAGGCGCGCAAGGCGGCCGAGGAGGAGGTCCGGCGCAAGGCCGAGGAAGAGGCCGCCCGCAAGGCCGAGGAGGAGCGCCAGGAGCGCGAGCGCCAGGAACAGCTCGCCCGGCTGCGCGCGGAGGAAGAGGAACGCAAGCAGCGCGAGCTGGAGGAGGCTCAGCGTCGCGAGGCGGAGCGGCAGGCGGAGGAGGCCCGGCAGCGTGCCGAGGACGCCCGCCGCCGGGCCGAGGAGGAGCGGGCCCGTCTGCTGGCCGAGGAGAAGGTCAGGGCGGCCGAGCAGGAACGGCTGCGCAAGCAGGCCGAGGAGGAGGCCCGGCTGCGCGCCGAGGCGGAGACCCGGCGTCTGGAGAAGCAGCGCAAGGCGGAGGAGGCGCTGCTGCGCGCGGAGCGGGCACGGCGTGCCGCGGCGGAGACGGCGGCCGCTTCGGCCACGGCCGCAGCCGCGGCGAGCGCCGCGGCGTCCTCGCCTTCCACCGGGACCGCTCCTTCCACCGGGACCGCTCCTTCCACCGGAGCTTCGACATCCGCCGCCGCATCGGCCTCCGCTCCCGAGCGGACCCCGACCCCGGCCCCGTCGCAGGCTTCCGCTCCGGCCGGCACCGGCTCTGGCACCGGCACCGGGTCCGACAACGAGACGACCGTGCCCACGCCGGTCGTCGCGCCCCCGAACGCGTCGGGTGGTGCGGTGGACGACACCGCGGTGCTGTCGCCGGTGCGGGACAGGGGCAACCGCGGTTCCCGGTCCGACTCCGAGGAGACGGCCAAGCTGCCGAAGCCGCCCGTGCCGGAGGACACCGCGGAGCGGACGACGGTGCTGCCGCCGGTCGGGGGAGCCGTGGACGAGACGGCCGTCCTGCCGCCGGTGACACCCCGCCCGGCCGACGAGACGGCGGTACTGCCTCCCGTACGGGACAGGGATTCGGACGCGGACAGGGACTCGAACAGGGGCAGCGGTAGGGATTCGTCCGGGGACCCTGCGGACCGGGTGCCCCCGGGCTACTTCCGGGACGAGCGGCAGGCGGCGCGGCCGTCCGACGACGGGGTGGACCGTACCCGCGAGCTGCCCCAGGTGGACGCCTCGGGCACGCCCCGCCGCCGCCCGCGTCCCGACTGGGCCGAGGAGACACCGCTCGACGACCTCCCGACCCTCGCGGACGAGCTGCTGGGCCCGCGGGACGACGACGAAGCGGACGAGGGGCGCGGCGGGCGCGAGGGGCGCGGCGGGAACCGTCGCTGA
- a CDS encoding DNA polymerase III subunit delta', which yields MPVWDDLVGQDKVSEQLAAAARDADALVTAVAGATPPPEASRMTHAWLFTGPPGSGRSTAARAFAAALQCVSPDRALGGVPGCGFCDGCHTSLIGTHADVQIVRTDLLSIGVKETRDLVRRAQLSPAVGRWQVIVLEDADRLTEGAGNVLLKAVEEPAPRTVWLLCAPSIEDVLPTIRSRCRLLTLRTPPVEAVADILVRRDGIAPDVAAAAASATQGHIGRARRLATDPRARERRAAVLKLPLRVDDVGSCLRAAQELVDTASEDAKQLAEEVDVKETEELKTALGAAQGGRMPRGTAGVMKELEDRQKRRRTRTQRDSLDLALIDLTGFYRDVLALQLGSRLAIANADSGDVLERLARGSSPEATLRRIDAIAACRDALDRNVAPLLAVEAMTMALRAG from the coding sequence GTGCCCGTATGGGACGACCTGGTGGGCCAGGACAAGGTGAGCGAGCAGCTCGCCGCCGCCGCGCGGGACGCCGACGCCCTGGTCACGGCGGTCGCCGGGGCCACCCCGCCCCCCGAGGCGTCCAGGATGACCCACGCGTGGCTGTTCACCGGCCCGCCCGGCTCGGGCCGTTCCACCGCGGCGCGCGCCTTCGCCGCGGCGCTCCAGTGCGTGAGCCCCGACCGCGCGCTGGGCGGAGTCCCCGGCTGCGGGTTCTGCGACGGCTGCCACACCAGCCTGATCGGGACGCACGCCGACGTGCAGATCGTCCGTACCGACCTCCTCTCCATCGGTGTGAAGGAGACCCGTGACCTGGTCCGCCGCGCCCAGCTGTCACCCGCCGTCGGCCGCTGGCAGGTCATCGTCCTGGAGGACGCGGACCGGCTGACGGAGGGTGCGGGCAATGTGCTGCTGAAGGCCGTCGAGGAGCCGGCGCCGCGTACGGTCTGGCTGCTGTGCGCGCCCTCCATCGAGGACGTCCTGCCCACCATCCGATCCCGCTGCCGCCTGCTGACCCTGCGTACGCCACCGGTGGAAGCGGTCGCCGACATCCTCGTACGGCGTGACGGCATCGCCCCCGATGTCGCCGCGGCCGCCGCGAGCGCGACACAGGGGCACATCGGGCGGGCCCGGCGTCTCGCCACGGATCCGCGTGCCCGTGAGCGCCGGGCCGCCGTCCTCAAGCTCCCGCTCCGGGTCGACGACGTCGGTAGTTGCCTCAGGGCGGCCCAGGAGCTGGTCGACACCGCATCGGAGGACGCGAAGCAGCTCGCCGAGGAGGTCGACGTGAAGGAGACCGAGGAGCTGAAGACCGCCCTCGGCGCGGCGCAGGGCGGCCGCATGCCGCGTGGCACCGCGGGCGTCATGAAGGAGCTGGAGGACCGGCAGAAGCGCCGCAGAACGCGCACCCAGCGCGACAGTCTGGACCTCGCGCTCATCGACCTCACGGGCTTCTACCGCGACGTCCTCGCCCTCCAGCTCGGCTCCCGCCTGGCCATCGCCAACGCGGATTCCGGGGATGTGCTGGAGAGACTGGCCCGCGGCAGCTCGCCGGAGGCGACCCTGCGCCGGATCGACGCCATCGCCGCGTGCCGCGACGCCCTGGACCGCAATGTGGCACCGCTGCTGGCGGTGGAGGCGATGACGATGGCGCTGCGCGCGGGCTGA
- a CDS encoding alpha/beta hydrolase: MYFRRILRPLRRGGMLLAATTLLVSACSTESFTTTASAPTTAEAVLTPLPRTTPATLTPYYEQKPAWRSCGAPGFECTTMKVPLDYDDAASGAIKLAVARKKATGPGKRIGSLLVNPGGPGGSAVGYLQAYAGLGYPAQVRARYDMVAVDPRGVARSEPVECLSGPEMDAFTKTDMTPDNTRETAELVDAYKKFAEGCARHSPKVLRHVSTVEAARDMDILRAVLGDQKLNYVGASYGTFLGATYAGLYPQRVGRMVLDGALDPSITARKLNEDQTAGFETAFQSFAKDCVRHSGCPLGGRGTSPDQVGKNLSAFFKKLDSDPIPTGDADRSQLTESLATTGVIAAMYDEAAWPQLREALSAAMKDKDGAGLLALSDSYYERDPKGHYTNLMYANAAVNCLDLPAAFSTPDQLEKSLPAFEKASPVFGDGLAWASLNCAYWPVKPTGEPHRIEAKGAGPILVVGTTRDPATPYAWAESLAGQLSSATLLTYVGDGHTAYGRGSVCIDTAINRYLLDGTPPPKGKRCS, encoded by the coding sequence ATGTACTTCAGGCGCATCCTCAGGCCCCTCCGCAGGGGCGGCATGCTGCTGGCCGCCACGACGCTGCTCGTCTCCGCCTGCTCCACGGAGAGTTTCACCACGACGGCGTCGGCGCCGACGACGGCGGAGGCGGTGCTGACCCCACTGCCCCGCACCACGCCCGCGACGCTGACGCCGTACTACGAGCAGAAGCCGGCCTGGCGCTCCTGCGGTGCGCCCGGCTTCGAATGCACCACGATGAAGGTGCCGCTCGACTACGACGACGCGGCCTCGGGCGCCATCAAACTGGCCGTGGCCCGCAAGAAGGCCACGGGTCCGGGGAAGCGGATCGGCTCGCTGCTGGTCAACCCGGGTGGTCCGGGCGGCTCGGCGGTCGGATACCTGCAGGCGTACGCGGGGCTCGGCTACCCGGCGCAGGTCCGCGCCCGTTACGACATGGTCGCGGTCGACCCGCGCGGAGTGGCCCGCAGTGAGCCGGTCGAATGTCTCAGCGGCCCGGAGATGGACGCGTTCACGAAGACGGACATGACGCCCGACAACACGAGGGAGACGGCCGAACTGGTCGACGCCTACAAGAAGTTCGCCGAGGGGTGCGCCCGGCACTCGCCCAAGGTGCTGCGTCATGTCTCCACGGTCGAGGCGGCCCGTGACATGGACATCCTGCGTGCGGTTCTGGGCGACCAGAAGCTGAACTACGTGGGAGCGTCGTACGGGACGTTCCTGGGAGCGACGTACGCGGGCCTGTACCCGCAGCGGGTGGGCCGTATGGTCCTGGACGGCGCGCTGGACCCCTCGATCACCGCCCGCAAGCTCAACGAGGACCAGACGGCGGGCTTCGAGACGGCCTTCCAGTCCTTCGCGAAGGACTGCGTGCGCCACAGCGGCTGCCCACTGGGCGGCCGGGGGACCAGCCCGGACCAGGTGGGCAAGAACCTCAGCGCCTTCTTCAAGAAGCTCGACTCGGACCCGATCCCGACGGGCGACGCGGACCGCAGCCAGCTCACCGAGTCGCTCGCGACGACGGGCGTGATCGCGGCGATGTACGACGAGGCGGCCTGGCCCCAGCTGCGCGAGGCGCTCAGCGCGGCGATGAAGGACAAGGACGGGGCGGGCCTGCTCGCCCTCTCCGACAGCTATTACGAGCGTGACCCCAAGGGTCACTACACGAACCTGATGTACGCCAACGCGGCCGTGAACTGCCTCGACCTCCCCGCCGCCTTCTCCACCCCCGACCAGCTGGAGAAGAGCCTCCCCGCCTTCGAGAAGGCGTCCCCCGTCTTCGGTGACGGCCTGGCCTGGGCCTCCCTGAACTGCGCGTACTGGCCCGTGAAACCGACGGGGGAGCCCCACCGCATCGAGGCGAAGGGCGCGGGCCCGATCCTGGTGGTCGGCACCACCCGGGACCCGGCCACCCCCTACGCCTGGGCCGAGTCCCTCGCCGGGCAGCTCTCCTCCGCCACGCTCCTGACCTACGTCGGCGACGGCCACACCGCCTACGGTCGCGGCAGCGTCTGCATCGACACCGCGATCAACCGCTACCTCCTCGACGGCACCCCTCCGCCCAAGGGAAAGCGCTGCTCATAG
- a CDS encoding MarR family winged helix-turn-helix transcriptional regulator, giving the protein MDKPLDLLEFETMLLGRHMHMLNPRARGAGEERLDRSAYVLLSRIQAQGPMSIGEFSEAFSLDASTLNRQTAAMVRAGVVERMPDPEGGMARKFAITAEGERRLDIHRTENLEGLEKVMVDWTAEDVAEFAAYLSRFNRDIERLDGRPWPRG; this is encoded by the coding sequence GTGGACAAGCCACTTGATCTGCTGGAATTCGAGACCATGCTGCTCGGGCGGCACATGCACATGCTCAACCCGCGGGCGCGTGGGGCCGGCGAGGAGCGGCTGGACCGTAGTGCGTACGTCCTGCTCAGCCGCATCCAGGCGCAGGGCCCGATGTCCATCGGCGAGTTCAGCGAGGCCTTCAGTCTGGACGCCTCGACCCTCAACCGGCAGACGGCCGCGATGGTGCGGGCCGGCGTCGTCGAGCGCATGCCCGACCCCGAGGGCGGGATGGCCCGCAAGTTCGCCATCACCGCCGAGGGCGAACGCCGTCTGGACATCCACCGGACCGAGAACCTGGAGGGTCTGGAGAAGGTCATGGTCGACTGGACGGCAGAGGACGTGGCCGAGTTCGCCGCCTACCTCAGCCGCTTCAACCGCGACATCGAGCGACTCGACGGACGCCCCTGGCCGCGCGGCTGA